One Rhizobiales bacterium GAS188 DNA window includes the following coding sequences:
- a CDS encoding Pimeloyl-ACP methyl ester carboxylesterase: protein MKRLTENLLQVAGVATRVLSGGVKSAPTALLLHGGSPGISPFCGGAHLWGAMLDRLAESRHLVVPDLLGSGGTGAGDVPLTVDRMVEHATALIKATAAEPVHLVGHDLGGLVALWTAITAPQLLASLTIVSSAAASPTGDGVENLALISPPQPLWSRESQAWAYDRLSYSHHHIDDALLDGSATAAGHDGHKAVARPGSAPSASDLFVSIMRSKSRFFQVARETGVRVPTQIIWAKNDPLVTADHGVWLYRIIAAKQRAAHFHMINRSGSFPFREQPDEFLRILTAFQDGLIAEAPARHGRVSARPSTPFSSVL, encoded by the coding sequence ATGAAGAGACTGACGGAAAATCTGCTGCAGGTGGCGGGCGTCGCAACGCGCGTGCTGAGCGGCGGTGTCAAGAGCGCGCCGACAGCCTTATTGCTGCATGGCGGGTCGCCCGGCATTTCACCTTTCTGCGGAGGTGCGCATCTGTGGGGCGCGATGCTCGATCGGCTCGCCGAGAGCCGGCACCTGGTCGTGCCCGACCTGCTCGGTAGCGGCGGCACAGGAGCCGGCGATGTTCCACTCACGGTCGACCGGATGGTCGAGCATGCGACGGCGCTCATCAAGGCGACCGCCGCTGAACCCGTGCACCTCGTCGGGCACGATCTGGGCGGGCTGGTCGCCCTTTGGACGGCGATCACCGCCCCCCAGCTGCTCGCGTCCCTGACCATCGTCTCGAGCGCCGCAGCCTCGCCGACCGGCGACGGTGTCGAGAACCTCGCGCTCATCAGCCCGCCGCAACCGCTCTGGTCACGGGAATCGCAAGCCTGGGCCTATGATCGGTTGTCCTACAGCCATCATCATATCGACGATGCGCTTCTCGACGGGTCGGCGACGGCAGCCGGACACGACGGGCACAAGGCTGTCGCGAGGCCCGGCAGCGCACCGTCCGCCAGCGATCTATTCGTGTCGATCATGCGGTCGAAATCGCGCTTCTTCCAGGTTGCGCGTGAAACTGGCGTGCGAGTGCCGACCCAGATCATCTGGGCCAAGAATGATCCGCTGGTGACCGCCGACCACGGGGTCTGGCTCTATCGCATCATTGCGGCGAAGCAGCGTGCAGCGCATTTCCACATGATCAACCGTAGCGGCAGCTTCCCCTTTCGCGAGCAACCCGACGAATTCCTGCGCATCCTTACGGCGTTTCAGGACGGACTGATCGCGGAAGCTCCAGCTCGTCATGGCCGGGTTTCGGCCCGGCCATCCACGCCTTTCTCCAGCGTCTTATAG
- a CDS encoding 2-hydroxymuconate semialdehyde hydrolase: protein MDIKASPRHSASLDSIFPERKYIDVGGIRTAYHEAGTGPETIVFVYGGNFGGSEAASSAAVWNLNLAPLSKTHRVVVFDKIGQGYTDVPLRDTDYTMAAVVAHAREFIKAMKVPPVHIVGHSRGGFASARLTIESPELVRSLTIVSSGTLSPGVGTNEVTLANPPYPPFSRESARWVYENYCFKPETVTEEWIDIVMDVLSQPGYRQGVKKMVDEKLGVRLFLPDLARYKRETLAWVNEGRLQRPTQIVWGFNDRTVIAERGVEMFNMVSAHERRTSLNIVNEAGHFVYREHPERFNALLDGFVNLYRA, encoded by the coding sequence GTGGATATCAAGGCCTCGCCGCGCCATTCGGCTTCGCTCGACAGCATCTTTCCGGAAAGAAAATACATCGATGTCGGCGGCATCCGCACCGCCTATCATGAAGCCGGCACCGGGCCCGAAACGATCGTCTTCGTCTATGGCGGAAATTTCGGCGGCTCGGAAGCCGCCTCGAGCGCCGCGGTGTGGAACCTGAACCTCGCGCCCTTGTCGAAGACGCATCGGGTCGTCGTCTTCGACAAGATCGGCCAGGGCTACACGGATGTGCCGTTGCGCGACACAGACTACACCATGGCGGCCGTGGTCGCGCATGCCCGCGAGTTCATCAAGGCAATGAAGGTGCCGCCGGTTCACATCGTCGGCCATTCGCGCGGAGGCTTTGCTTCGGCGCGGCTGACGATCGAAAGCCCGGAGCTCGTCCGCTCGCTCACGATCGTTTCGAGCGGCACGCTGAGCCCGGGGGTGGGCACCAACGAGGTCACGCTGGCGAACCCGCCTTACCCGCCTTTCTCGCGCGAATCCGCTCGCTGGGTCTACGAGAATTACTGCTTCAAGCCCGAGACGGTCACCGAGGAATGGATCGACATCGTCATGGATGTGCTGAGCCAGCCCGGCTACCGCCAAGGCGTCAAGAAGATGGTCGACGAGAAGCTCGGTGTCCGCCTGTTCCTCCCCGATCTCGCCCGCTACAAGCGCGAGACTCTCGCCTGGGTCAATGAGGGCCGGTTGCAGCGCCCGACCCAGATCGTCTGGGGATTCAACGACCGCACCGTCATCGCCGAGCGCGGCGTCGAGATGTTCAACATGGTGTCGGCGCATGAGCGCCGCACCAGCCTGAACATCGTCAACGAGGCCGGGCATTTCGTCTATCGCGAGCACCCCGAGCGCTTCAACGCGCTGCTCGACGGTTTCGTGAACCTCTATCGTGCATAA
- a CDS encoding Flavin-dependent oxidoreductase, luciferase family (includes alkanesulfonate monooxygenase SsuD and methylene tetrahydromethanopterin reductase), protein MPDIVSRPNNPLYGGNRLKLGLFGTNGKGSAHTLVPEAFKPSWDNVVRTAQMADSAGYEAIVAYARWKGYIPGRVSHPAGIILDPFTYAAGVAQATSRAAIFATSHAPTIHPIAAAKQCATIDIISNGRLVLNVVAGWNRPELEMFGAPLKEHTERYEHLAEWLNVIERLWSEDEEFDFQGKFFKIVRGMSMPKPLQRPGPPIMSAGGSDTGRRFACEHADICFLLLHSEDPKDWAEQISAYKKFARDEFGRDVQVWTYAPMVQRDSMKEAQNYLRHYAVDHQDRESVDGWIAGNAATAKGMSPEMLQKLRTHFAAGGGGTQLVGTAEHIAARLHELSDAGLDGILFTWVDFIDGLTRFNRDVMPMLEALQLRAPFNPNVQFAA, encoded by the coding sequence TTGCCCGATATCGTCAGCAGGCCCAACAATCCACTCTATGGCGGCAACCGTTTGAAGCTCGGCCTGTTCGGCACCAACGGCAAGGGCTCGGCTCACACGCTGGTGCCCGAGGCGTTCAAGCCGAGCTGGGACAATGTCGTCAGGACGGCGCAGATGGCGGACAGCGCAGGCTATGAGGCGATCGTCGCCTATGCGCGCTGGAAGGGATATATACCGGGCCGCGTTTCCCATCCGGCCGGCATCATCCTCGACCCGTTCACCTATGCGGCCGGCGTGGCGCAGGCCACCTCACGCGCTGCGATCTTCGCGACCAGCCACGCGCCCACCATCCACCCGATCGCGGCGGCGAAACAGTGCGCCACCATCGACATCATCTCGAATGGTCGGCTGGTGCTCAATGTGGTCGCCGGCTGGAACAGGCCGGAGCTCGAAATGTTCGGAGCTCCGCTCAAGGAACATACCGAGCGCTATGAGCATCTCGCAGAGTGGTTGAACGTCATTGAGCGCCTCTGGAGCGAAGACGAGGAATTCGATTTTCAGGGCAAGTTCTTCAAGATCGTTCGCGGCATGTCGATGCCCAAGCCGCTGCAGCGGCCAGGCCCTCCGATCATGAGCGCGGGTGGATCGGACACCGGCCGCCGCTTCGCCTGCGAACATGCCGATATTTGCTTCCTCCTCCTCCATTCGGAGGATCCGAAGGACTGGGCGGAGCAGATCAGCGCCTACAAGAAATTCGCCCGAGACGAGTTCGGCCGGGATGTCCAGGTCTGGACCTATGCGCCGATGGTCCAGCGCGATTCCATGAAGGAGGCGCAGAATTACCTTCGTCACTACGCCGTCGACCATCAGGATCGCGAGAGCGTCGATGGCTGGATCGCCGGCAATGCCGCGACCGCGAAGGGCATGTCGCCGGAGATGCTGCAGAAGCTGCGCACGCATTTCGCGGCCGGTGGCGGCGGCACCCAGCTGGTCGGGACCGCGGAGCATATCGCCGCCAGGCTGCACGAGCTTTCGGACGCCGGGCTCGACGGCATCCTCTTCACCTGGGTCGATTTCATCGATGGGCTGACGCGATTCAATCGCGACGTCATGCCGATGCTGGAGGCGCTGCAGCTGCGCGCGCCGTTCAACCCCAACGTCCAATTTGCGGCGTAA
- a CDS encoding 3-oxoacyl-[acyl-carrier protein] reductase has protein sequence MVAFAGKLAVVTGAAEGIGAAICQALWSGGADLAAIDLKPVDMAKITQGKSRAGQRFFSYECDATSSKQVAETCAMLQADLGPASVLVNNVGGGGTEPGDDVEFVTDEQWEFVLSLSLSSAMRFCRGLVGGMKVQKFGRIINISSSLKDGVFGPVGTVRGRLPYITSKMAIIGLTQQLSNDLGSFGISVNAVSPGLTLPGEDARITQRFRSLPADEQARLYAHIPAGRLANGEDIANAVCFLAAEASGYISGQTITVAGGGYR, from the coding sequence ATGGTGGCGTTTGCCGGAAAACTGGCCGTGGTGACCGGAGCGGCGGAGGGCATCGGGGCGGCGATCTGCCAAGCCTTGTGGTCCGGAGGCGCCGATCTCGCCGCGATCGATCTGAAGCCTGTCGACATGGCCAAGATCACGCAAGGCAAGAGCCGCGCTGGTCAGCGCTTCTTCAGCTACGAATGCGACGCCACGTCCTCGAAACAGGTCGCCGAGACTTGCGCGATGCTTCAGGCCGATCTCGGCCCGGCGAGCGTCCTGGTCAACAATGTCGGGGGCGGCGGAACGGAGCCTGGCGACGACGTCGAGTTCGTCACGGACGAGCAGTGGGAATTCGTTCTCTCTCTCAGCCTTTCCAGCGCCATGCGGTTCTGCCGCGGGCTTGTCGGCGGCATGAAGGTGCAAAAATTCGGGCGTATCATCAACATCTCATCCTCGCTGAAGGATGGCGTTTTCGGCCCTGTCGGAACGGTGCGCGGACGGCTACCCTACATAACGTCCAAGATGGCCATCATCGGGCTGACGCAGCAGCTCTCCAATGATCTCGGCAGCTTCGGCATTTCAGTCAATGCGGTCAGCCCCGGGCTCACGCTGCCGGGCGAAGATGCGCGCATCACACAGCGCTTCCGCTCCCTGCCAGCGGACGAACAGGCGAGACTATACGCGCATATTCCGGCGGGGCGGCTGGCAAACGGCGAGGACATCGCCAACGCAGTCTGCTTTCTTGCGGCGGAAGCCAGCGGCTATATCAGCGGTCAGACCATCACTGTTGCCGGTGGTGGATATCGCTAG
- a CDS encoding Predicted nicotinamide N-methyase, translating into MIRRADPRRRAHLDPRQFIQASLPIVPVSSVPEIRLHSAQPASGLWRLAKLDEHGFGSPYWAYHWAGGLALARHILDRPETVAGRRVLDLGAGSGIVGIAAAIAGASEVIAADIDRYAVAALGLNAAANGVTVAVASGDLTAGPSLPVDLIAVGDLFYEPDLAERVTAYLDRCLASGVDVLIGDPGRAFLPRSRLRLLAEYPVSDMGEVKDAVMKSSAVFSFEPDGA; encoded by the coding sequence ATGATCAGAAGAGCTGACCCGCGACGCCGTGCGCATCTCGACCCGCGCCAGTTCATCCAGGCGAGCTTGCCGATCGTTCCGGTCTCCTCCGTTCCCGAAATCCGTCTCCACAGTGCGCAGCCGGCAAGCGGTCTATGGCGTCTTGCCAAGCTGGACGAGCATGGGTTCGGCTCCCCCTATTGGGCTTACCACTGGGCCGGTGGCCTGGCGCTCGCGCGGCACATCCTCGACCGACCGGAGACAGTGGCTGGTCGCCGCGTGCTCGATCTTGGCGCGGGTTCCGGCATCGTCGGCATCGCTGCGGCGATCGCAGGAGCGAGCGAGGTTATCGCCGCCGATATCGATCGCTATGCTGTGGCTGCGCTCGGCCTGAACGCCGCGGCGAACGGGGTTACCGTCGCGGTGGCCTCGGGCGATCTGACTGCTGGCCCGTCGCTCCCCGTGGATCTGATCGCCGTCGGCGACCTCTTCTACGAACCCGACCTCGCCGAGCGGGTCACAGCCTACCTCGATCGTTGCCTCGCCTCAGGTGTCGACGTGCTGATCGGCGATCCAGGACGAGCCTTTCTGCCCCGTTCGCGGCTTCGCTTGCTTGCAGAATATCCTGTATCGGACATGGGTGAGGTCAAGGACGCCGTGATGAAGTCAAGTGCGGTTTTCTCGTTCGAGCCGGATGGTGCCTAG
- a CDS encoding 3-(3-hydroxy-phenyl)propionate hydroxylase, translated as MTSLTCTSLSCDVAIIGAGPTGLTLANLLGQVGLNVVLVERNEGTVTEPRAVSIDDESLRTMQAIGLADAVIKDVALDYGSHYVGRDGRCFAKVEPSTLEYGFPRRNAFTQPKLEATLREGLRRFANVTALFGCQCRAVAEDDAGVALDLQNADGEGVALRALYVAACDGARSAIREHIGATLTGSTYRQRWLIVDLGSTKERLRQTRVVCDPARPMITLPGPNGIRRYEFMLHDGEDEERATDPDFVRALLAANGPDADASVIRRRVYAFHARIADRWATQRVFLAGDAAHLSPPFAGQGMNSGIRDAHNLGWKLAAVVSGRIGTSLLDSYQRERAPHAAALIQLAVNMGRIMMPRSRLQARLTRGAFRLAGLLPGVQSYFAQMKYKPKPFYKQGFVIPDQHSAIVGRMLPQPLVERADRTRVMLDELIGPRFSLIAYGADAQRALAAAARLDFGVELPVRIAVMPQITNPDPDASATIDTVRDVAGTLSSFMPRDRTMVLLVRPDRYIGAAADPASLTRIAEATRSLIDQYWGPQGCSDRQAAMAASRVSPAKWIMSDAR; from the coding sequence ATGACCTCGCTGACTTGCACGTCGCTTTCTTGCGATGTCGCGATCATCGGCGCCGGTCCGACCGGGCTGACCCTCGCCAATCTCCTCGGTCAGGTGGGGCTCAACGTGGTTCTCGTGGAGCGCAATGAGGGGACGGTGACGGAGCCGCGCGCGGTATCGATCGACGATGAATCCTTGCGGACCATGCAGGCCATCGGCCTGGCGGACGCCGTGATCAAGGATGTGGCGCTCGATTACGGCTCGCATTATGTCGGCCGTGACGGTCGCTGTTTCGCCAAGGTCGAGCCGAGCACGCTCGAATATGGCTTTCCGCGCCGCAACGCCTTCACCCAGCCGAAACTCGAAGCGACCTTGCGGGAGGGCTTGCGGCGTTTCGCCAATGTCACGGCGCTGTTCGGTTGCCAATGCCGAGCGGTTGCCGAAGATGACGCAGGCGTCGCGCTCGATCTCCAAAACGCGGACGGGGAGGGCGTCGCGTTGCGGGCCCTTTATGTCGCGGCTTGCGACGGCGCGCGCAGCGCCATTCGCGAGCATATCGGCGCGACCTTGACGGGTTCGACCTATCGGCAGCGTTGGCTGATCGTCGATCTCGGCTCGACCAAGGAGAGGCTGCGCCAGACGCGCGTCGTCTGCGATCCCGCCCGCCCGATGATCACGCTTCCCGGCCCGAACGGCATTCGCCGCTACGAGTTCATGCTGCATGACGGCGAGGACGAGGAACGGGCGACCGATCCGGATTTCGTGCGCGCACTCCTTGCCGCCAATGGGCCGGATGCCGATGCCTCCGTCATCCGGCGCCGGGTCTACGCCTTCCATGCGCGGATCGCCGACCGATGGGCGACGCAGCGCGTCTTCCTTGCCGGGGATGCCGCGCATCTCTCTCCGCCCTTTGCCGGGCAGGGCATGAATAGCGGCATCCGCGACGCCCATAATCTCGGTTGGAAGCTCGCCGCGGTGGTCAGCGGCCGGATCGGCACGAGCCTTCTCGACAGCTATCAGCGCGAGCGCGCTCCGCATGCGGCGGCGCTGATCCAGCTTGCCGTCAATATGGGGCGGATCATGATGCCACGCTCACGACTGCAGGCCCGCCTGACGCGGGGGGCCTTCCGCCTCGCCGGCCTTTTGCCTGGCGTGCAGTCCTATTTCGCACAGATGAAATACAAGCCGAAACCCTTCTACAAACAGGGCTTCGTCATCCCCGACCAGCACTCCGCCATCGTCGGGCGCATGTTGCCGCAACCGCTCGTCGAGCGCGCCGACCGCACGCGCGTCATGCTCGACGAGCTTATCGGGCCGCGCTTCAGCCTCATCGCCTATGGGGCCGATGCCCAGCGCGCCCTTGCGGCTGCGGCCCGCCTCGACTTTGGCGTCGAGTTGCCGGTGCGCATCGCCGTCATGCCGCAAATCACCAATCCGGATCCGGACGCATCAGCGACTATCGATACGGTCCGCGATGTTGCCGGCACGCTCTCCTCGTTCATGCCACGCGATCGCACCATGGTCCTGCTCGTTCGGCCCGACCGCTATATCGGCGCCGCCGCGGACCCCGCCTCGCTGACCAGAATCGCGGAAGCAACGCGTTCCCTCATCGATCAATATTGGGGACCCCAGGGTTGCTCCGACCGCCAAGCAGCTATGGCAGCGTCGAGAGTGTCGCCGGCCAAGTGGATAATGTCAGACGCTCGCTAG
- a CDS encoding transcriptional regulator, IclR family, translating into MTGLGRYARVLRLFDEAKSEWTVQEIAAALDVPASTVYRSVRELLAEGLLEQAAEAQYRLGAAFVEFDRLVRATDPLYRIGTALLREVALQARLPCVAVLARLYGDEVMCVADATSPEGLVRTSYERGRPQPLTRGATSKVILAQVPTRRLTRLLAAPQAGAPASQAQDPAALRAELAAIRRRGYCVTHGEVDRGVVGIAAPVSIPERALAASLSLVVAAASLDDAEERRLVPLIVSSASLLTEQLNKDGSRPSTAPEAP; encoded by the coding sequence ATGACCGGGCTCGGCCGCTATGCGCGAGTGCTTCGCCTCTTCGACGAGGCGAAGAGCGAGTGGACCGTGCAGGAGATCGCCGCCGCCCTCGATGTGCCGGCGAGCACGGTCTATCGCAGCGTACGCGAGCTCCTCGCCGAAGGCCTGCTGGAGCAGGCGGCCGAAGCGCAATACCGGCTCGGCGCAGCCTTTGTCGAGTTCGATCGGCTGGTGCGCGCGACCGACCCGCTCTATCGGATCGGGACGGCACTGTTGCGCGAGGTGGCGCTGCAGGCGCGGCTGCCTTGCGTTGCGGTGCTGGCGCGGCTTTATGGCGACGAGGTGATGTGCGTCGCCGATGCGACGAGCCCCGAAGGCCTGGTGCGCACCAGCTATGAGCGCGGCCGGCCGCAGCCTCTGACGCGCGGCGCCACCTCGAAGGTGATCCTGGCGCAAGTGCCGACGCGGCGCCTGACGCGGCTGCTCGCGGCTCCGCAAGCCGGTGCGCCGGCTTCTCAAGCGCAGGACCCGGCCGCTCTGCGCGCCGAGCTCGCCGCCATCCGCCGTCGTGGTTATTGCGTGACGCATGGCGAGGTCGACCGCGGCGTGGTGGGCATCGCGGCTCCGGTCTCGATCCCCGAGCGCGCCCTGGCGGCGAGCCTCAGCCTCGTCGTCGCTGCCGCGAGCCTCGACGATGCCGAGGAGCGCCGCCTCGTGCCCCTCATCGTCTCCTCGGCGAGCCTGCTCACGGAGCAATTGAACAAGGACGGCTCGCGGCCGTCGACGGCACCGGAAGCGCCATGA
- a CDS encoding 2-keto-4-pentenoate hydratase/2-oxohepta-3-ene-1,7-dioic acid hydratase (catechol pathway), whose translation MRYISFMAEGRSSFGISRPDGVFDLGVRLSPHVPDLKAYLDLTSQGFSLGREASSTDYAHGEFAYAPVIANPAKILCVGLNYEEHRKETGRPEAAYPSIFTRFADSLIGHEAPIHLPPVSSALDYEGELAVVIGRPGFRVPRDKALGLVAGFSCFNDATLRDWQRHTHQFTPGKNFPATGGFGPELVTPDEVGRLEERAIETRLNATVVQKATLGDMIFPIDAIIAYVSGFTRLAPGDVIATGTPGGVGFKREPQLFMKAGDVVEVTIAGIGHLRNEVAAEPASGA comes from the coding sequence ATGCGATACATCTCCTTCATGGCCGAGGGCCGTTCGAGCTTCGGCATCTCGCGCCCGGACGGCGTGTTCGATCTCGGCGTGAGGCTCTCGCCGCATGTGCCGGATCTCAAAGCCTATCTCGACCTGACTTCGCAAGGATTCAGCCTCGGCCGCGAGGCATCGAGCACCGATTACGCCCATGGTGAGTTCGCCTATGCGCCGGTGATCGCGAACCCTGCGAAGATCCTGTGCGTCGGCCTCAATTACGAGGAGCATCGCAAGGAGACGGGACGGCCGGAAGCCGCCTATCCGTCGATCTTCACCCGTTTCGCCGACAGCTTGATCGGCCATGAGGCGCCGATCCACCTGCCGCCGGTGTCGAGCGCCCTCGACTATGAGGGTGAGCTGGCGGTCGTCATCGGCCGGCCAGGCTTCCGGGTGCCGCGCGACAAGGCGCTCGGGCTCGTCGCTGGCTTCAGCTGCTTCAACGACGCGACCTTGCGGGACTGGCAGCGCCATACGCACCAATTCACCCCGGGCAAGAATTTCCCTGCGACCGGCGGGTTCGGCCCCGAGCTGGTGACGCCGGACGAGGTCGGCAGGCTCGAGGAGCGCGCCATCGAGACCCGGCTCAACGCGACGGTGGTGCAGAAGGCGACGCTCGGCGACATGATCTTCCCGATCGACGCGATCATCGCCTATGTGTCCGGCTTCACCAGGCTCGCTCCGGGAGATGTCATCGCGACCGGCACGCCCGGAGGCGTCGGCTTCAAGCGCGAGCCGCAGCTCTTCATGAAGGCTGGCGATGTGGTCGAGGTGACGATCGCCGGCATCGGGCATTTGCGCAACGAGGTTGCGGCCGAGCCGGCCTCGGGCGCTTAG
- a CDS encoding Catechol 2,3-dioxygenase: MGLSALQAGAYLHHLNLHSPDAERLASFYADTMDMKAETSGPESWRVIGAGRRLLVSRGPAKKLAHAGFGLRDRESLDGLRARAAAQGLEPQVVPISVFEEGAFAVVDPDGNRVIFGLAMPDGAVPRGLRGPIQHLTLATRNVRAIEAFYSDKLGFGISDRVVNDKGDVMTSFMRGNHEHHNLACFLQDRQGIDHHSYEAGEWDTIRDWCDRFAERGIELMWGPGRHGPGNNLFIFIEDPDGNWIEVSAELEVIHDRPVREWPHAPRTLNLWGKAIMRA, from the coding sequence ATGGGCTTGAGCGCATTGCAGGCGGGCGCCTATCTGCATCATCTGAATCTTCATAGCCCGGACGCCGAGCGGCTCGCTTCCTTCTATGCCGACACGATGGATATGAAGGCCGAGACCTCTGGCCCTGAGAGCTGGCGGGTGATCGGCGCCGGGCGGCGGCTGCTTGTGAGTCGAGGGCCTGCGAAGAAGCTCGCCCATGCGGGCTTCGGCTTGCGTGATCGCGAGAGCCTCGACGGGCTGCGCGCAAGGGCAGCCGCGCAAGGCCTCGAGCCGCAGGTCGTGCCGATATCGGTCTTCGAAGAGGGCGCTTTCGCGGTCGTCGACCCTGACGGCAATCGCGTGATCTTCGGGCTTGCAATGCCGGACGGGGCCGTCCCTCGCGGGTTGCGCGGGCCGATCCAGCATTTGACCTTGGCGACCCGCAATGTCCGCGCCATCGAGGCGTTTTATTCAGACAAGCTCGGCTTCGGCATCTCCGACCGGGTGGTGAACGACAAGGGCGATGTGATGACCTCGTTCATGCGCGGCAATCACGAGCACCATAACCTCGCCTGCTTCCTGCAGGACCGCCAGGGCATCGATCACCATTCCTACGAAGCCGGCGAATGGGACACGATCCGCGATTGGTGCGACCGCTTCGCCGAGCGCGGCATCGAGCTGATGTGGGGGCCTGGCCGGCATGGGCCCGGCAACAACCTGTTCATCTTCATCGAGGATCCCGACGGCAATTGGATCGAGGTCTCCGCCGAGCTCGAGGTGATCCATGATCGCCCCGTCAGAGAATGGCCCCACGCGCCGCGCACCCTCAATCTGTGGGGCAAGGCCATCATGCGCGCCTGA
- a CDS encoding aryl-alcohol dehydrogenase: MRIQAAVTRARHAPMSLETLTLEEPRDDEILVKLVATGICHTDIAMRDQAFPVPQPIVLGHEGAGIVERVGKAVRKVVPGDHILMTFNSCGHCPSCDHDAPTYCHEFFGYNFGGSRPDGTSPLSKDNEPIHGNFFGQSSFATHALCHEANVVRVRKDVPLEGLAPLACGVQTGAGAIINVLRPGPGDSLAVFGTGSVGLSAIMAARLIGVSTIIGIDHNESRLTLARDLGATHTVYAKTDVGQAIKDITGFGVDFSFDTTGNAKVIRLAVDCLAPRGTCGIVGASDVGTEITFDALHVMTGGRTLRGIVEGESQVDVFIPALIDLFVQGRFPFDKLITFYPFERINDAMRDSEAGTVVKPVVRFS, from the coding sequence ATGAGAATCCAAGCTGCCGTCACCCGCGCCAGACACGCACCGATGTCGCTCGAGACGCTCACTTTGGAAGAGCCGCGCGATGACGAGATTCTCGTGAAGCTGGTGGCGACCGGCATCTGCCACACGGACATCGCGATGCGCGATCAGGCCTTTCCCGTGCCGCAGCCGATCGTTCTCGGCCATGAAGGCGCGGGCATCGTCGAACGGGTAGGCAAGGCCGTGCGGAAAGTCGTGCCGGGCGATCACATTCTCATGACCTTCAATTCCTGCGGCCATTGTCCGAGTTGCGATCATGACGCGCCAACCTATTGCCACGAGTTCTTCGGCTACAATTTCGGCGGCAGCCGGCCCGACGGCACGAGCCCGCTCTCCAAGGACAATGAACCCATCCACGGCAATTTCTTCGGACAATCGTCCTTTGCGACTCATGCGCTGTGCCACGAGGCCAACGTCGTCAGGGTCCGCAAGGACGTGCCGCTCGAGGGCCTCGCGCCGCTGGCTTGCGGAGTGCAGACCGGGGCCGGGGCCATCATCAATGTCCTGCGGCCAGGCCCCGGCGACAGCTTGGCCGTGTTCGGCACCGGATCGGTCGGGCTCAGCGCCATCATGGCGGCTCGCCTGATCGGGGTCTCGACCATCATCGGCATCGACCACAATGAAAGCCGTCTCACGCTGGCACGCGATCTCGGCGCGACCCACACGGTCTATGCCAAAACCGACGTTGGCCAGGCGATCAAGGACATCACGGGCTTTGGTGTTGATTTCAGCTTCGACACGACCGGCAATGCCAAGGTGATCCGGCTGGCCGTGGATTGCCTGGCGCCGCGCGGAACTTGTGGCATCGTCGGGGCGTCGGATGTGGGGACGGAAATCACCTTCGATGCCCTGCACGTCATGACGGGAGGGCGAACGCTGCGCGGCATTGTCGAAGGGGAATCGCAGGTCGATGTGTTCATTCCGGCATTGATCGATCTCTTCGTTCAAGGGCGCTTCCCGTTCGACAAGCTCATCACCTTCTATCCGTTCGAGCGCATCAATGACGCGATGCGCGACTCGGAAGCAGGGACGGTGGTGAAACCGGTTGTCCGGTTCAGCTAG